One segment of Ficedula albicollis isolate OC2 chromosome 2, FicAlb1.5, whole genome shotgun sequence DNA contains the following:
- the HAS2 gene encoding hyaluronan synthase 2 — protein MYCERFICILRILGTTLFGVSLLLGITAAYIVGYQFIQTDNYYFSFGLYGAILASHLIIQSLFAYLEHRKMKRSLETPIKLNKTVALCIAAYQEDPDYLRKCLLSVKRLTYPGIKVVMVIDGNSEDDVYMMDIFTEIMGRDSCATYIWSNNFHDKGPGETEESHRESMQHVSQLVLSNKSVCIMQKWGGKREVMYTAFKALGRSVDYVQVCDSDTMLDPASSVEMVKVLEEDPMVGGVGGDVQILNKYDSWISFLSSVRYWMAFNIERACQSYFGCVQCISGPLGMYRNSLLHEFVEDWYNQEFMGSQCSFGDDRHLTNRVLSLGYATKYTARSKCLTETPIEYLRWLNQQTRWSKSYFREWLYNAMWFHKHHLWMTYEAVITGFFPFFLIATVIQLFYRGKIWNILLFLLTVQLVGLIKSSFASFLRGNIVMVFMSLYSVLYMSSLLPAKMFAIATINKAGWGTSGRKTIVVNFIGLIPVSIWFTILLGGVIFTIYKESKKPFSESKQTVLIIGTILYACYWVLLLTLYMVLINKCGRRKKEQQHYDMVLDV, from the exons ATGTATTGTGAGAGGTTTATATGTATCCTGAGAATACTTGGAACCACACTCTTCGGGGTGTCCCTTCTGCTGGGAATCACCGCTGCTTACATTGTGGGCTACCAGTTCATCCAAACAGACAATTACTACTTCTCCTTTGGACTCTATGGTGCTATCCTGGCATCACATCTCATCATCCAAAGCCTGTTTGCCTACCTagagcacaggaaaatgaaacGGTCGCTAGAGACTCCAATCAAACTGAACAAAACAGTTGCCCTTTGTATTGCTGCCTATCAAGAAGATCCTGACTACTtaagaaaatgtttactttCTGTGAAAAGATTGACCTACCCTGGAATTAAAGTTGTTATGGTCATTGATGGGAACTCAGAAGACGACGTTTACATGATGgacattttcactgaaatcatGGGTAGGGACAGTTGTGCCACTTACATCTGGAGTAATAACTTCCATGACAAAGGTCCGGGTGAGACAGAAGAGTCTCACAGAGAGAGCATGCAACACGTATCTCAGCTGGTCCTGTCCAACAAAAGTGTTTGCATCATGCAGAAATGGGGTGGAAAAAGAGAAGTAATGTACACAGCATTCAAAGCACTGGGGAGAAGTGTGGATTATGTACAG GTCTGTGATTCAGATACAATGCTTGATCCAGCCTCATCAGTGGAGATGGTAAAAGTTTTAGAAGAAGATCCAATggttggaggagttggaggtgATGTACAG attttgaACAAATACGATTCCTGGATCTCCTTTCTGAGCAGTGTGAGATACTGGATGGCATTTAACATCGAAAGAGCCTGTCAGTCCTACTTTGGCTGTGTACAATGCATCAGTGGACCTCTGGGAATGTACAGAAACTCTTTACTCCATGAATTTGTGGAAGATTGGTACAATCAGGAGTTTATGGGCTCCCAGTGCAGCTTCGGAGATGACAGGCATCTAACTAACAGAGTGCTAAGTCTGGGCTATGCAACAAAATACACAGCTAGATCCAAGTGCCTCACGGAAACACCGATAGAGTATCTCAGGTGGCTGAATCAGCAGACCCGCTGGAGTAAATCCTACTTTAGAGAGTGGCTCTATAATGCCATGTGGTTCCACAAGCACCATTTGTGGATGACCTACGAAGCTGTAATCACTggattctttcctttcttccttatTGCCACAGTCATCCAGCTCTTCTACAGGGGAAAAATCTGGAAcatcctccttttcctgttgACAGTTCAGTTAGTTGGCCTGATAAAGTCTTCCTTTGCCAGCTTCCTTAGGGGCAACATTGTGATGGTTTTCATGTCACTCTACTCAGTGTTGTACATGTCAAGTTTACTGCCAGCAAAGATGTTTGCAATTGCCACGATAAACAAAGCAGGGTGGGGCACGTCAGGAAGGAAAACCATTGTAGTTAATTTTATAGGACTCATTCCAGTCTCCATTTGGTTTACAATCCTCCTAGGTGGCGTAATTTTCACTATTTACAAGGAAtcaaaaaagccattttctgaGTCAAAACAGACAGTTCTCATCATTGGCACAATACTCTATGCATGTTACTGGGTTTTGCTTTTGACTTTGTACATGGTTCTTATCAACAAATGTGGCAGGCGGAAGAAAGAGCAACAACACTACGACATGGTGCTAGACGTATGA